A single genomic interval of Amycolatopsis albispora harbors:
- a CDS encoding tyrosine-type recombinase/integrase, translating to MRYKIHMRVLDAQQAFFAARRPRKDSPHTTAAYRRDLAGLTSLLAEAAGRAVEELRVEDLTTTSLRTAFGAFADSHAKSSVLRAWSTWNQFLTFCVSDGLLPGNPMGAVARPKTPPLVPKPLRGEDTPEKLLAAATEGVKQGRDPWPERDVLVIALGLVAGLRAAEMRSLSVESLIGRSGEKRLHVQGKGSRDRSIPVQPVMEKIIDDYLASCRRKFPHQRFARSAPLLRDRAGEPIGRGALDYLVKSCYRAAGLQDRVPTGANLHALRHTFATRLAEDGATASEIMALLGHASLATSQNYIEATGREQRAAVASNRTYQALNTSLTE from the coding sequence GTGCGGTACAAGATCCACATGCGAGTGCTCGACGCCCAGCAGGCCTTCTTCGCGGCTCGCCGTCCGCGCAAGGATTCGCCGCACACCACCGCGGCCTACCGCCGGGATCTGGCCGGCCTCACTTCCCTGCTGGCCGAGGCCGCCGGGCGGGCCGTCGAGGAGCTGCGTGTCGAGGACCTGACCACCACATCGCTGCGAACGGCGTTCGGCGCGTTCGCCGACAGCCACGCCAAGAGTTCGGTGCTGCGGGCCTGGTCCACCTGGAACCAGTTCCTCACCTTCTGCGTGTCCGACGGCCTGCTGCCGGGCAATCCGATGGGCGCGGTGGCCCGCCCCAAGACCCCTCCCCTGGTTCCGAAGCCGCTGCGTGGTGAGGACACGCCGGAGAAGCTGCTGGCCGCGGCCACCGAGGGCGTGAAGCAGGGCCGTGACCCGTGGCCGGAGCGGGACGTGCTGGTGATCGCGCTCGGGCTGGTCGCCGGGCTGCGGGCGGCCGAGATGCGGTCGCTGAGCGTGGAGTCGCTGATCGGGCGCTCCGGCGAGAAGCGGCTGCACGTCCAGGGCAAGGGCAGCCGGGACCGGTCGATCCCGGTGCAGCCGGTGATGGAGAAGATCATCGACGACTACCTGGCCTCGTGCCGCCGGAAGTTCCCGCACCAGCGGTTCGCGCGCTCGGCTCCCCTGCTGCGGGACCGCGCGGGCGAGCCGATCGGGCGGGGTGCGCTCGACTACCTGGTGAAGTCCTGTTACCGCGCGGCCGGGTTGCAGGACAGGGTGCCAACGGGCGCGAACCTGCACGCCCTGCGGCACACCTTCGCCACGCGGCTCGCCGAGGACGGTGCCACGGCCTCGGAGATCATGGCGTTGCTCGGGCACGCGAGCCTGGCGACCAGCCAGAACTACATCGAGGCGACGGGCCGCGAGCAGCGGGCGGCGGTGGCGAGCAACCGGACGTACCAGGCGTTGAACACCAGTCTCACGGAATGA
- a CDS encoding DUF4303 domain-containing protein: MIPTEADLADALTTAVRAAVTDLFRDNPGHTFYYVTLTTPGEAFGPALSAWSHEALAQRPDAGEVRYSYADSPFSIWGEEHLKPVRDLFAARPEVFDIADEDASEAEFELRLRAMETALRRLSDEGLFGVGDARAGVLVLVEVVPGDEENAARARRLNPPGPALDAWLAA, from the coding sequence GTGATTCCGACCGAAGCCGATCTCGCGGACGCCTTGACCACCGCGGTTCGCGCGGCTGTCACCGACCTGTTCCGCGACAACCCCGGCCACACGTTCTACTACGTCACGCTGACGACGCCCGGTGAGGCGTTCGGTCCGGCGCTGTCGGCGTGGTCGCACGAGGCGCTCGCGCAGCGGCCGGACGCTGGCGAGGTCCGCTACTCCTACGCCGATTCGCCGTTTTCGATCTGGGGTGAGGAACATCTGAAGCCGGTCCGCGACCTGTTCGCCGCCCGGCCGGAGGTGTTCGACATCGCCGACGAAGACGCGTCCGAGGCGGAGTTCGAGCTGCGGCTGCGGGCGATGGAGACGGCGCTGCGCAGGCTGTCCGACGAAGGGCTGTTCGGCGTCGGCGACGCTCGTGCGGGTGTGCTGGTCCTGGTTGAGGTTGTGCCCGGTGACGAGGAGAACGCCGCTCGGGCTCGGCGGCTCAACCCACCCGGTCCGGCGCTGGACGCTTGGCTGGCCGCGTGA
- a CDS encoding class I SAM-dependent methyltransferase, giving the protein MDPANAGQSTAWNGDQGAFWVDRADRFDAGVEAYREPFFAAAQIEPASVVLDVGCGTGQTTREAARLATTGRALGVDLSSPMIEQARERSRQVPNAKFLQADAQVHPFPAESFDRVISRHGAMFFGDAAAAFANLARAMRPGGRLVLLTWQPAARNEWMSTFRRIFTGGEEPAASPPDPGRLTEPDMTRELLESAGFADVRITGVERPMFFGRDVDDAAEFVEAQFGWMARERPDLAEVRAELRENMAAHLGEHGVRYASAAWLVEASR; this is encoded by the coding sequence GTGGATCCGGCCAATGCCGGGCAATCGACCGCGTGGAACGGTGACCAGGGTGCGTTCTGGGTGGATCGCGCCGACCGCTTCGACGCCGGTGTCGAGGCCTACCGGGAGCCGTTTTTCGCCGCAGCCCAGATCGAGCCCGCGTCCGTGGTGCTCGATGTGGGCTGCGGAACGGGTCAGACGACGCGGGAGGCCGCCCGGTTGGCGACGACGGGCCGGGCGCTCGGAGTCGACCTCTCCTCCCCCATGATCGAACAGGCGCGCGAACGGTCGCGGCAGGTGCCCAACGCCAAGTTCCTCCAGGCCGACGCACAGGTCCATCCGTTCCCGGCGGAGTCGTTCGATCGGGTGATCAGCCGCCACGGTGCGATGTTCTTCGGTGACGCCGCGGCCGCGTTCGCGAATCTGGCGCGTGCGATGCGGCCCGGTGGCCGGTTGGTGTTGCTGACCTGGCAGCCCGCGGCGCGCAACGAGTGGATGAGCACGTTCCGCCGCATCTTCACCGGAGGTGAGGAACCGGCCGCCTCTCCCCCGGATCCGGGCCGGTTGACCGAGCCGGACATGACCCGCGAACTGCTGGAGTCGGCCGGGTTCGCCGATGTGCGGATCACCGGTGTGGAGCGGCCGATGTTCTTCGGGCGGGACGTCGACGACGCGGCGGAGTTCGTCGAGGCGCAGTTCGGCTGGATGGCGCGGGAGCGGCCGGATCTGGCCGAGGTGCGCGCGGAACTCCGGGAGAACATGGCGGCGCACCTGGGTGAGCACGGTGTGCGTTATGCGTCGGCGGCCTGGCTGGTGGAGGCGAGCAGGTAG
- a CDS encoding class I SAM-dependent methyltransferase, whose translation MTEPSYLTDTRHGYNAIATGYAERFEGVHEIPLVRAMLGAFAELTRDNGPVLDVGSGPGWVTWYLDSLGVKVSGVDLSTSMLQLARETYPGLRFEEGSMTALDQPDHSLAGLVAWYSIIHIGAEDLPAVFAEFRRVLMPGGHLALAFQVGDDTVHHSEGFGHQISLDFRRLRPERIATQLEEAGFAVEAQLVRAPNAQEKVPQAYLLASTSQAADA comes from the coding sequence ATGACCGAACCGTCCTACCTCACCGACACCCGGCACGGCTACAACGCCATCGCCACCGGCTACGCCGAACGCTTCGAAGGCGTGCACGAAATCCCACTCGTCCGCGCCATGCTCGGCGCGTTCGCCGAACTCACCCGTGACAACGGTCCGGTCCTCGACGTCGGCAGCGGCCCAGGCTGGGTCACCTGGTACCTGGATTCCTTGGGGGTCAAGGTATCCGGCGTCGACCTGTCCACCTCCATGCTGCAGCTGGCGCGCGAAACCTATCCGGGACTGCGGTTCGAAGAAGGCAGCATGACCGCGCTCGACCAGCCCGACCACTCACTCGCCGGACTCGTCGCCTGGTACTCGATCATCCACATCGGAGCCGAGGACCTGCCCGCCGTCTTCGCCGAATTCCGCCGCGTCCTGATGCCCGGCGGCCACCTCGCGCTCGCCTTCCAGGTCGGCGACGACACCGTCCACCACAGCGAAGGCTTCGGCCACCAGATCTCCCTCGACTTCCGCCGCCTGCGCCCCGAGCGCATCGCCACCCAGCTCGAAGAAGCGGGCTTCGCCGTGGAAGCACAGCTGGTCCGCGCACCCAACGCCCAGGAGAAGGTGCCGCAGGCCTACCTGCTCGCCTCCACCAGCCAGGCCGCCGACGCATAA
- a CDS encoding putative protein N(5)-glutamine methyltransferase → MDTEHTLGTVITRLRQAGCVFAEDEARLLTEAARTPAELDDLVTRRVAGLPLEHLLGWAEFHGHRITVEPGVFVPRRRTEHLVDQAAALGGHVVLDLCCGSGAVGVALAAELGETELHAADIDPAAVRCARRNVEPAGGEVHEGDLFAPLPAHLRGRIDLLVVNAPYVPTDAIAMMPPEARDHEPRVALDGGPDGVDIHRRITASAAEWLAPDGHLLIETGAAQAPVTAAAFTAGGLHPRVVHNEELGGTVIVGALR, encoded by the coding sequence GTGGACACTGAGCACACGCTGGGCACCGTGATCACCCGGCTCCGGCAGGCGGGCTGCGTCTTCGCCGAGGACGAAGCCCGCCTGCTCACCGAAGCCGCCCGCACCCCGGCCGAACTCGACGACCTCGTCACCCGGCGCGTCGCCGGCCTGCCACTGGAGCACCTGCTCGGCTGGGCCGAATTCCACGGCCACCGCATCACCGTCGAACCCGGCGTCTTCGTCCCACGACGCCGCACCGAACACCTCGTCGACCAGGCCGCCGCCCTCGGCGGACACGTCGTGCTCGACCTCTGCTGCGGCTCCGGCGCGGTCGGCGTCGCACTGGCCGCCGAACTGGGGGAGACCGAGCTGCACGCCGCCGACATCGACCCCGCCGCCGTCCGCTGCGCCCGCCGCAACGTCGAACCGGCCGGGGGAGAGGTCCACGAAGGCGACCTGTTCGCCCCACTGCCCGCACACCTGCGCGGCCGCATCGACCTGCTCGTGGTCAACGCACCCTACGTGCCCACCGACGCCATCGCGATGATGCCGCCCGAAGCCCGCGACCACGAACCCCGCGTCGCACTCGACGGCGGCCCCGACGGCGTCGACATCCACCGCCGCATCACCGCGTCCGCCGCCGAATGGCTCGCCCCCGACGGCCACCTGCTGATCGAAACCGGCGCAGCACAGGCACCCGTCACCGCCGCCGCCTTCACCGCCGGGGGACTGCACCCACGCGTGGTGCACAACGAAGAACTCGGCGGCACCGTGATTGTCGGTGCCCTTCGCTAG
- a CDS encoding YdeI/OmpD-associated family protein produces MTTVHATDRNHWRAWLANNCETATEAQLVLHRGPAGLSHAEAVEEALCFGWIDSKSVKRDDHSRYQRFSPRNPDSAWSRVNRERAERLIEQGKMTHHGQALIDHARRTGTWTLLADADNGIIPADLQARFDHEPTAYAHYQAFPPSSQRRILAWILTAKRPETRQRRINRTVELAAANIRANHP; encoded by the coding sequence GTGACCACCGTCCACGCCACCGACCGCAACCACTGGCGCGCCTGGCTCGCGAACAACTGCGAAACCGCCACCGAAGCCCAGCTCGTCCTGCACCGCGGACCGGCAGGCCTCAGCCACGCCGAAGCCGTCGAAGAAGCACTCTGCTTCGGCTGGATCGACAGCAAATCGGTCAAACGCGACGACCACAGCCGCTACCAGCGCTTCAGCCCGCGCAACCCGGACAGCGCTTGGAGCCGCGTCAACCGCGAACGCGCCGAACGCCTCATCGAGCAGGGGAAAATGACCCACCACGGCCAGGCCCTCATCGACCACGCCCGCCGCACCGGCACCTGGACCCTGCTCGCCGACGCCGACAACGGCATCATCCCCGCCGACCTCCAGGCCCGCTTCGACCACGAACCCACCGCCTACGCCCACTACCAGGCCTTCCCGCCGTCCTCCCAGCGCCGCATCCTCGCCTGGATCCTCACCGCCAAACGCCCCGAAACCCGGCAACGCCGCATCAACCGCACCGTCGAACTCGCCGCCGCGAATATTCGCGCGAACCACCCGTGA
- a CDS encoding VOC family protein, with translation MLRGLANVSFFADDLDAAKAWYTELFGVEPYFDRMPGYLEFRIGDYQHEFGIVNAAYAPPGARQPQPGGAIVYWHVDDIQAAYDRLLTLGATEYQPITERGPGFVTASVTDPFGNVLGVMFNQHYLDILGEQ, from the coding sequence ATGCTTCGTGGACTCGCCAACGTCAGCTTCTTCGCCGATGACCTCGACGCCGCCAAGGCCTGGTACACCGAACTGTTCGGCGTCGAACCGTACTTCGACCGCATGCCCGGCTACCTCGAGTTCCGCATCGGCGACTACCAGCACGAATTCGGCATCGTCAACGCCGCCTACGCCCCGCCCGGCGCCCGCCAGCCCCAGCCCGGCGGCGCCATCGTCTACTGGCACGTCGACGACATCCAGGCCGCCTACGACCGCCTCCTCACCCTCGGCGCCACCGAGTACCAACCCATCACCGAACGCGGCCCCGGCTTTGTCACCGCCTCGGTCACCGACCCGTTCGGCAACGTGCTCGGCGTCATGTTCAACCAGCACTACCTCGACATCCTGGGGGAGCAGTGA
- a CDS encoding helix-turn-helix transcriptional regulator: MRADRLVATLLLMQSRGRVTAAELAGELEVSVATARRDLEALSAAGVPVYPQPGRGGGWSLVGGARTDLSGLTSAEARALFLLAGPGTAVSPEVRSALRKLVRALPDTFRAEAEAAASAVVVDSSRWGEADRERPALVELLQEATVRRRKVRLVYQRRGQEAGERLVDPWGLVDKDDLWYLIAGTEAGQRTFRLDRVAEAVVTEEPAVRPADFELAEAWRRVVDEVERKRALVSATVLVEPRFVFVLRSHFGRHCTVEGETEDGRARVRVAAPAPVMIAQQLAGWGGQLEVVESEPVRAELARIGAELTERYGR, translated from the coding sequence ATGCGTGCCGACCGCCTTGTGGCCACCCTGTTGCTGATGCAGTCGCGTGGGCGGGTGACCGCGGCGGAGCTGGCCGGTGAGCTGGAGGTGTCGGTGGCCACGGCGCGGCGTGATCTGGAGGCGTTGTCGGCGGCGGGCGTGCCGGTGTATCCGCAGCCGGGCCGGGGTGGCGGGTGGTCGCTGGTGGGTGGGGCGCGGACCGATCTGAGCGGGCTGACCTCGGCGGAGGCGCGGGCGTTGTTCCTGCTGGCCGGTCCGGGCACGGCGGTGTCGCCGGAGGTGCGGTCGGCGTTGCGCAAGCTGGTGCGGGCGTTGCCGGACACGTTCCGGGCCGAGGCGGAGGCGGCGGCGAGCGCGGTGGTGGTCGATTCGTCGCGGTGGGGTGAGGCGGATCGGGAGCGGCCGGCGCTGGTGGAGCTGCTGCAGGAGGCGACGGTGCGGCGGCGGAAGGTGCGGCTGGTCTACCAGCGCCGGGGGCAGGAGGCGGGTGAGCGGCTGGTGGACCCGTGGGGCCTGGTCGACAAGGACGATCTTTGGTACCTGATCGCGGGGACCGAGGCCGGGCAGCGGACGTTCCGGCTGGATCGGGTGGCCGAGGCAGTGGTGACCGAGGAGCCCGCGGTGCGGCCCGCGGATTTCGAGCTGGCCGAGGCGTGGCGGCGGGTGGTCGACGAGGTGGAGCGCAAGCGGGCGCTGGTTTCGGCGACGGTGCTGGTGGAGCCGCGGTTCGTGTTCGTGCTGCGGTCGCACTTCGGCAGGCACTGCACGGTGGAGGGCGAGACCGAGGACGGGCGGGCGCGGGTGCGGGTGGCCGCGCCGGCGCCGGTGATGATCGCGCAGCAGCTGGCCGGGTGGGGCGGGCAGCTGGAGGTCGTCGAGTCGGAGCCGGTGCGGGCGGAGCTGGCGCGGATCGGGGCGGAGCTGACCGAACGGTACGGGCGGTGA